From Deltaproteobacteria bacterium:
CATACTTCGAAAAGGCCGTTGCAACTGAAAAGGCAGCGATGGAAAAGCAGGGTGTTAAAAGAATCTCGCTCTCTCCCGGGGATACCAAGAAGTACATTGAAACGGCAGATAACGCTTTTCTTGAGGATCTGGATAAGAAGATGCCGGGAGAGGTTAAGATATTAAAGAAGATTATGGGGCTGGAGTAGAGGAGGTTCCATGAAAGTCTCAATTGAATTTCTTGAATCTATTCTCGCAAAGATAAATAAATTTTTTGTGTTTATAGCCTGCCTGATGTACGTCGGCACCATTTTGCTCATTAACTTTGATCTCTTCATGAGATTTGCTTTTCGTGCACCCATTGCAGGGCTGACGGAGGTGACCGAGATATTTCTTCTGTATATGACATTTCTCGGGGCTGCCTGGCTATACAAGGATGATGGACATGTTGTTGTTGATATTGTTCTCTATAATCTTGTTTCTAAATCGCTCGCCAAAAAGATACTGATCCTGCAAAATCACATTATCGTCGGCATTATCAGTG
This genomic window contains:
- a CDS encoding TRAP transporter small permease, whose product is MKVSIEFLESILAKINKFFVFIACLMYVGTILLINFDLFMRFAFRAPIAGLTEVTEIFLLYMTFLGAAWLYKDDGHVVVDIVLYNLVSKSLAKKILILQNHIIVGIISGILVYYGSLTTFDHYMRGAYNPTILETPIALAIAIIPVGSFILLLEVLVKIFNIGYRPKIVDPIK